One window of Medicago truncatula cultivar Jemalong A17 chromosome 2, MtrunA17r5.0-ANR, whole genome shotgun sequence genomic DNA carries:
- the LOC25487475 gene encoding uncharacterized protein, with protein sequence MINQIRRSSYNEVIKTTEIYKHVDILGIQTYVINSSSVVFLSKRAHAQPKKFNIGKTGHYRDPFCKRCDRNLADPTYFCSLACKFAFIKKDGGFFVNPKEMEEMERYLEQSIQASPKKEKAKKCCKQNLKRKLESARIDGKEEEENVEKEREEGADDRESILPVNRSSASLRKPNSKRKGIAHRAPFF encoded by the exons ATGATAAATCAGATAAGGAGGTCATCATATAATGAAGTGATTAAGACTACCGAAATTTACAAACACGTGGATATCCTCGGAATTCAAACTTACGTGATTAATAGCTCTAGTGTTGTATTCTTAAGCAAGAGAGCTCATGCCCAACCTAAGAAGTTCAACATTGGAAAAACCGGTCACTATAGGGACCCTTTTTGTAAGAGATGTGATAGAAATCTTGCAGACCCTACTTATTTTTGCTCTTTGGCATGCAAG TTTGCGTTTATAAAAAAGGATGGAGGCTTTTTCGTAAACCCAAAAGAGATGGAAGAAATGGAAAGATATCTAGAGCAATCAATCCAGGCATCGCCTAAAAAAGAGAAGGCCAAGAAATGCTGCAAACAAAATCTGAAACGAAAATTAGAAAGCGCAAGAATTGATGggaaagaggaagaggaaaacgtagaaaaagaaagggaagaaGGCGCCGATGACAGAGAAAGCATTCTTCCGGTTAATCGTTCATCGGCTTCACTTCGCAAGCCAAATTCAAAAAGAAAGGGAATAGCTCATAGGGcaccttttttttaa